The Ranitomeya imitator isolate aRanImi1 chromosome 6, aRanImi1.pri, whole genome shotgun sequence genome window below encodes:
- the LOC138643435 gene encoding beta-4C adrenergic receptor-like: MLTELNHTNCSSCCSSRNRIFTVIFMVALILAILLGNLVILAVFLATKHLRTPQGYLKTSLAVADLALGILVVPFSVYGEMKMLSINASMVEGGYEVLFVGSWHPCYLVGPVFAGCTLVSISTIFLLTIERSIAILKPLHKEVVITRGRTLLLILISWTASFFLALVPIISSHGGIVMEYNPCSRMCNYAPAPASPAHVWQILLLFPAFDFSLLGATLIVNALSLTTIHQYSRRRKLLSGTDQEPLRVSFSDIKAAKTIGTLTIAFTASFTPIAVFVVGNVLGYQWCTFSFFAFWILASNSCCNVIIYSVCDQRFREGARQIFMSFRCLGCTSSLT, from the coding sequence ATGCTCACAGAACTCAATCACACCAACTGTAGTAGCTGCTGTTCTTCTAGGAACCGGATCTTCACAGTCATCTTTATGGTTGCCCTTATACTAGCCATACTGCTGGGGAATTTAGTCATCTTGGCAGTGTTCCTGGCCACCAAGCACCTGCGGACTCCTCAGGGTTACTTGAAGACCTCCTTGGCTGTGGCTGACCTAGCTCTGGGCATCCTGGTGGTTCCTTTCTCTGTATATGGGGAAATGAAGATGCTTTCCATCAATGCTTCCATGGTAGAGGGAGGCTATGAGGTGCTGTTTGTGGGATCCTGGCACCCATGCTATCTCGTCGGTCCAGTCTTTGCTGGCTGCACCTTGGTGTCCATCAGCACCATCTTCCTTTTGACCATTGAGAGGAGCATTGCCATCCTGAAGCCCCTGCACAAGGAGGTAGTGATCACCAGGGGGAGGACATTGCTGCTGATCCTGATCTCCTGGACGGCCAGCTTCTTCCTTGCCTTGGTCCCCATCATCTCCAGCCATGGTGGGATAGTGATGGAGTATAATCCTTGCAGCAGAATGTGCAACTATGCCCCAGCTCCAGCATCTCCAGCTCATGTGTGGCAGATCCTTTTGCTATTCCCAGCCTTTGATTTCAGCCTGCTAGGGGCCACTCTGATAGTCAATGCTCTTTCTTTGACCACCATTCATCAATACAGTCGCAGGAGGAAACTCTTGTCTGGGACAGATCAGGAACCCCTTCGAGTCTCCTTCTCTGACATTAAGGCTGCCAAGACCATCGGGACTCTGACTATTGCCTTCACCGCTTCCTTTACCCCCATTGCAGTGTTTGTGGTGGGCAATGTGCTGGGGTATCAGTGGTGCACCTTCTCGTTTTTTGCCTTTTGGATTCTTGCGAGTAACAGCTGCTGCAATGTGATCATTTACAGTGTGTGTGACCAGCGTTTCCGCGAGGGGGCGCGCCAGATCTTCATGTCCTTCAGATGCTTGGGCTGCACGAGCTCTCTCACTTGA